A single window of Methylobacterium nodulans ORS 2060 DNA harbors:
- a CDS encoding NAD(P)-dependent oxidoreductase: MAVTPVAQPPLAQPPLVFVGLGSMGLPMASNLVAKGFEVRGYDVRAESRAAFAKAGGVPADDLRQAASGAGALVLMVVNAAQAETVLFAEGALDALAPGAAVILMATCPPEAVARIAERVEAAGRVFVDAPVSGGVVGAEGGTLTVMAAAPAETFARVRPLLDAVGERIFHVGTKPGQGATVKAVNQLLCGVHIAAAAEALSLAEKVGVDLAVVLEILSGSSAASWMLRDRGPRMLEEMPRVTSAVDIFVKDLGIVLEAGRDQKAALPLASLAHQLFLAASGRGEGAADDSQVIRSYRVLNGHG; the protein is encoded by the coding sequence ATGGCTGTGACGCCCGTCGCCCAGCCCCCCTTGGCCCAGCCCCCCTTGGTTTTCGTGGGGCTCGGCTCCATGGGCCTGCCCATGGCGTCGAACCTCGTCGCCAAGGGCTTCGAGGTCCGCGGCTACGACGTGCGGGCCGAGAGCCGCGCCGCCTTCGCGAAGGCGGGCGGCGTCCCGGCGGACGACCTGCGGCAGGCGGCCTCCGGCGCCGGTGCCCTCGTCCTGATGGTGGTGAACGCCGCCCAGGCCGAGACCGTGCTGTTCGCGGAGGGCGCCCTCGACGCGCTCGCGCCAGGTGCCGCTGTGATCCTGATGGCGACCTGCCCGCCCGAGGCGGTGGCGCGGATCGCCGAGCGGGTGGAGGCGGCGGGACGCGTCTTCGTCGACGCGCCGGTCTCGGGCGGCGTGGTCGGGGCCGAGGGCGGCACGCTCACGGTGATGGCTGCCGCCCCCGCGGAGACCTTTGCGCGGGTGCGGCCGCTGCTCGATGCGGTGGGGGAGCGCATCTTCCATGTCGGCACCAAGCCCGGGCAGGGCGCCACCGTGAAGGCGGTCAACCAGCTCCTCTGCGGCGTGCACATCGCGGCCGCCGCCGAGGCTCTGTCGCTGGCGGAGAAGGTCGGCGTCGACTTGGCCGTGGTGCTGGAGATCCTGTCGGGATCCTCGGCCGCGAGCTGGATGCTGCGTGACCGCGGGCCCCGCATGCTGGAGGAGATGCCCCGCGTCACCAGCGCGGTCGACATCTTCGTGAAGGATCTCGGCATCGTGCTGGAGGCCGGGCGCGACCAGAAGGCGGCCCTGCCGCTCGCGAGCCTCGCCCACCAGCTCTTCCTCGCCGCCTCCGGCCGCGGGGAGGGCGCCGCCGACGACAGCCAGGTGATCCGGTCCTACCGGGTCCTCAACGGACACGGATGA
- a CDS encoding TRAP transporter substrate-binding protein produces MSTPTLSRRTLLAGAASLPLVTILRRPANAAEFEYKLATGQDPTHPVNLRAQEALNRIREASGGRLDIKLFPANQLGSDTDLLSQVRNGSVEFFNLSTSILATFIPAASLPNTGFAFKDYDAVWAAMDGGLGNYIREQIAKTPIQTVSKAWDNGFRHITSSTREIRTPEDLKGFKIRVPPAPMLTSLFKALEAGAAPLNFNELYSALQTKIFEGQENPLAITATTRLYEVQKSCSLTGHVWDGYWILGNKRAFQRLPEDLRALVTRELDRSADDQRADIVRLSASLRQELTAKGITFIEVNRDPFRDALGRTTFYKDWRAKFGDAAWGHLEAVSGKLA; encoded by the coding sequence ATGTCGACACCGACCCTCAGCCGCCGCACGCTCCTTGCCGGCGCGGCCAGCCTGCCCCTCGTCACCATCCTGCGCCGCCCCGCCAACGCGGCCGAGTTCGAGTACAAGCTCGCCACCGGACAGGACCCGACCCACCCGGTCAATCTCCGCGCCCAGGAAGCCCTCAACCGCATCCGCGAGGCGTCGGGCGGCCGGCTCGACATCAAGCTCTTCCCGGCCAACCAGCTCGGCTCCGACACCGACCTGCTCTCGCAGGTGCGCAACGGCAGCGTCGAGTTCTTCAACCTCTCGACCTCGATCCTCGCGACCTTCATTCCCGCCGCGAGCCTCCCCAATACCGGCTTCGCCTTCAAGGACTACGACGCCGTCTGGGCGGCGATGGACGGCGGGCTCGGCAACTATATCCGCGAGCAGATCGCCAAGACGCCCATCCAGACCGTCTCGAAGGCCTGGGACAACGGTTTCCGCCACATCACCTCGTCGACCCGCGAGATCCGCACGCCCGAGGACCTCAAGGGCTTCAAGATCCGGGTGCCTCCGGCCCCGATGCTGACCTCCCTGTTCAAGGCTCTCGAGGCCGGGGCGGCGCCGCTCAACTTCAACGAGCTCTACTCCGCGCTGCAGACCAAGATCTTCGAGGGCCAGGAGAATCCGCTCGCCATCACGGCCACGACGCGGCTCTACGAGGTGCAGAAGTCCTGCAGCCTCACCGGCCATGTCTGGGACGGCTACTGGATCCTCGGCAACAAGCGCGCCTTCCAGCGCCTGCCGGAGGATCTGCGCGCGCTCGTCACCCGCGAGCTCGACCGCTCGGCCGACGACCAGCGGGCCGATATCGTCCGCCTGAGCGCCTCCCTGCGCCAGGAGCTGACCGCCAAGGGGATCACCTTCATCGAGGTCAATCGCGATCCTTTCCGCGATGCGCTCGGCCGCACGACCTTTTACAAGGACTGGCGCGCCAAGTTCGGTGACGCGGCCTGGGGCCACCTGGAAGCCGTGTCCGGTAAGCTGGCCTGA
- a CDS encoding TRAP transporter large permease subunit, whose amino-acid sequence MHLELADETPAAPALTGRRARLKWLDDALGVAIEVPAALLVVLEIVVLLSGVVSRYVFHQPIVWADELASILFLWLAMLGAVVAYRRAEHMRMTAMVSLASPKARAFLDAVSLAAGLVFIGLLLEPAYEFASEELFVQTPALEITNAWRAAALPVGFVLMLAIAVLRLVESADWKASLGALLLAGLVVGGLVLAEPTLRTLGNWNLLIFFVLGVGALVFSGVPIAFAFGLATFGYLTFTTRAPSMVVVGRMDEGMSHLILLAVPLFVFLGLLIEMTGMARAMVGFLAALLGHVRGGLHYVLVGAMYLVSGISGSKAADMAAVAPVLFPEMKARGAKEGDLVALLAATGAQTETIPPSLVLITIGSVTGVSITALFTGGLLPGLVLGVTLCLLVWWRYRNEDLSHVRRASWGEIGRAFVIAIPALALPFVIRAAVVEGVATATEVSTIGIVYAVLAGLLIYRQFDWKRLYPMLVSTASLSGAILLIIGAATGMAWALTQSGFSQSLAVIMKGLPGGALGFLIVSALAFIVLGSVLEGIPAIVLFGPLLFPIARQVGVHEVHYAMVVILAMGVGLFAPPFGVGYYAACAISRIHPDAGIRPIIGYILALLAGLVVVILVPWISIGFLTAP is encoded by the coding sequence ATGCATCTCGAACTCGCGGACGAGACGCCGGCTGCACCGGCGCTCACCGGCCGCCGGGCCCGGTTGAAATGGCTCGACGATGCGTTGGGCGTAGCGATCGAGGTGCCGGCTGCGCTCCTCGTGGTGCTGGAGATCGTGGTGCTGCTCTCCGGCGTGGTGAGCCGCTACGTCTTCCACCAGCCGATCGTGTGGGCGGACGAACTCGCCTCGATCCTGTTCCTGTGGCTCGCCATGCTCGGCGCCGTCGTCGCCTACCGGCGCGCCGAGCACATGCGCATGACCGCCATGGTCAGCCTCGCCTCGCCGAAGGCCCGCGCCTTCCTCGACGCGGTCTCGCTCGCCGCAGGCCTCGTCTTCATCGGTCTCCTGCTCGAACCCGCCTACGAGTTCGCCAGCGAGGAGCTGTTCGTCCAGACGCCGGCGCTCGAGATCACCAATGCTTGGCGGGCCGCCGCCCTGCCGGTCGGCTTCGTGCTGATGCTCGCCATCGCGGTGCTGCGCCTCGTCGAGAGCGCCGACTGGAAGGCGTCGCTCGGCGCCCTGCTGCTCGCGGGCCTGGTGGTCGGCGGCCTCGTGCTGGCCGAGCCGACCCTGCGCACGCTTGGCAACTGGAACCTGCTGATCTTCTTCGTGCTCGGGGTCGGGGCGCTGGTCTTCTCGGGCGTGCCGATCGCCTTCGCGTTCGGGCTCGCCACCTTCGGCTATCTCACCTTCACCACGCGGGCGCCGTCCATGGTCGTGGTGGGGCGGATGGACGAGGGCATGAGCCACCTGATCCTGCTCGCGGTGCCGCTCTTCGTCTTCCTGGGGCTCCTCATCGAGATGACCGGCATGGCCCGCGCCATGGTGGGCTTCCTCGCCGCCCTGCTCGGCCACGTGCGCGGCGGCCTGCACTACGTGCTGGTCGGAGCCATGTACCTCGTCTCGGGCATCTCCGGCTCGAAGGCCGCCGACATGGCGGCGGTGGCGCCGGTGCTCTTCCCCGAGATGAAGGCGCGCGGCGCCAAGGAGGGCGACCTGGTGGCGCTGCTCGCCGCCACCGGCGCGCAGACCGAGACCATCCCGCCCTCGCTGGTGCTGATCACCATCGGCTCGGTGACCGGCGTGTCGATCACCGCCTTGTTCACCGGCGGCCTGCTGCCCGGGCTGGTGCTCGGGGTCACGCTCTGCCTGCTCGTCTGGTGGCGCTATCGCAACGAAGACCTGAGCCATGTGCGCCGCGCGAGCTGGGGCGAGATCGGCCGTGCCTTCGTGATCGCCATCCCGGCGCTGGCGCTGCCCTTCGTGATCCGGGCGGCGGTGGTCGAGGGCGTGGCGACGGCGACCGAGGTCTCGACCATCGGCATCGTCTACGCGGTGCTGGCCGGCCTCCTGATCTACCGCCAGTTCGACTGGAAGCGGCTCTACCCGATGCTGGTCTCGACCGCCTCGCTGTCGGGGGCGATCCTGCTGATCATCGGGGCGGCCACCGGCATGGCCTGGGCGCTCACCCAGTCGGGCTTCTCGCAGAGCCTCGCCGTCATCATGAAGGGCCTGCCCGGCGGGGCGCTCGGCTTCCTGATCGTGTCGGCGCTGGCCTTCATCGTGCTGGGCTCGGTGCTGGAGGGCATCCCGGCGATCGTGCTGTTCGGGCCGCTGCTGTTCCCGATCGCTCGTCAGGTCGGCGTGCACGAGGTGCACTACGCCATGGTGGTGATCCTCGCCATGGGCGTCGGCCTGTTCGCGCCGCCCTTCGGGGTGGGCTACTACGCGGCCTGCGCCATCAGCCGGATCCATCCGGATGCCGGCATACGGCCTATCATCGGCTACATCCTGGCGCTGCTCGCCGGCCTCGTGGTCGTCATCCTGGTGCCCTGGATCTCGATCGGCTTCCTCACCGCGCCGTAG
- the tkt gene encoding transketolase: MAAADPRRMADAIRFLALDAIARAGDGHPGAPLGCAEIATALFTRHLVCNPDDPEWPNRDRFVLSNGHGSMLLYAALHLAGYAGISLDAIKSFRELGSPCHGHPEFAPHHGIEATTGPLGQGIANAVGMAVAEARLAAEFGPDLVDHRTYALVGDGCLMEGIAHEVISLAGHLRLGKLTFLWDDNRITDDGSTDLSISEDVRARFRAADWQVIDCDGHDVEAVSAALLLAKGDPRPSLIACRTIIGRGLPRLEGQRGAHGGRVFDSDCAEARAARFWDHPAFTVPEDVLAAWRDGAGARNRAAYAAWQERRAASPAAIRTEFDRRAEGRLPDAWRETLVGLKRHWTETAPERPTIEVAADILAALTETIPDLFSGAPDLEGPTKHKQALPAFTAQNRGGRYLHYGIREHAMGAMMNGMAAHRGLIPVGATYLVFSDYLRPALRMAALMELPVITVYSHDSIGIGRNGPTHQPVEFLASLRAIPNMLVLRPADAVETVEAWEMALANRHGPTSLICSRQPLPPLRRSPGGENLSARGAYVLAQAAGGRQKVTLIGTGSEVAVALDARAQLQAEGIPTSVVSMPSWDAFAAQPDSYRAEVIPPGTVRVAVEAAVRLGWDRWIGENGGFVGMTGFGASGPGEELFRHFGITADAVVREARARL; this comes from the coding sequence ATGGCCGCCGCCGACCCCCGCCGCATGGCCGATGCCATCCGCTTCCTCGCCCTCGACGCCATTGCCCGCGCCGGCGACGGCCACCCAGGCGCCCCGCTCGGCTGCGCCGAGATCGCGACCGCGCTGTTCACGCGCCACCTCGTCTGCAACCCCGACGATCCGGAATGGCCGAACCGCGACCGCTTCGTGCTCTCGAACGGCCACGGCTCGATGCTGCTCTACGCAGCGCTCCATCTCGCCGGCTATGCGGGCATCTCCCTCGACGCCATCAAGTCCTTTCGGGAACTCGGCTCGCCCTGCCACGGGCACCCGGAATTCGCGCCGCATCACGGCATCGAGGCGACGACCGGGCCCCTCGGCCAGGGCATCGCCAATGCGGTCGGCATGGCGGTGGCGGAAGCCAGGCTCGCCGCCGAGTTCGGTCCCGACCTCGTCGACCACCGCACCTACGCCCTCGTCGGCGACGGCTGTCTGATGGAAGGCATCGCCCACGAGGTGATCTCGCTCGCCGGCCACCTGCGGCTCGGCAAGCTCACCTTCCTGTGGGACGACAACCGCATCACCGACGACGGCAGCACCGACCTGTCGATCTCGGAGGATGTGCGCGCCCGCTTCCGGGCGGCCGATTGGCAGGTGATCGACTGCGACGGCCACGACGTGGAGGCGGTCTCGGCGGCGCTCCTCCTCGCCAAGGGGGACCCGCGCCCGAGCCTCATCGCCTGCCGCACGATCATCGGGCGCGGCCTGCCGCGTCTCGAAGGGCAGCGCGGCGCCCATGGCGGGCGGGTCTTCGACAGCGATTGCGCGGAGGCACGGGCGGCCCGCTTCTGGGACCATCCCGCCTTCACGGTGCCGGAGGACGTGCTCGCGGCCTGGCGCGACGGCGCGGGTGCGCGCAACCGCGCCGCCTATGCGGCGTGGCAGGAGCGCCGGGCGGCGTCGCCTGCCGCGATCCGCACGGAGTTCGACCGCCGCGCGGAGGGGCGCCTGCCCGACGCGTGGCGCGAGACCCTCGTCGGCCTCAAGCGCCACTGGACCGAGACCGCGCCCGAGCGCCCGACGATCGAGGTGGCGGCCGACATCCTGGCCGCGCTCACCGAGACGATCCCCGACCTGTTCAGCGGCGCCCCCGACCTCGAGGGGCCGACGAAGCACAAGCAGGCGCTGCCCGCCTTCACGGCGCAGAATCGCGGCGGGCGCTACCTCCATTACGGCATCCGCGAGCACGCCATGGGGGCGATGATGAACGGCATGGCCGCCCATCGCGGCCTGATCCCGGTCGGTGCCACCTATCTGGTCTTCTCCGATTATCTTCGCCCGGCCCTGCGCATGGCCGCGCTGATGGAGCTGCCGGTCATCACGGTCTACAGCCACGATTCGATCGGCATCGGCCGCAACGGCCCGACCCACCAGCCGGTGGAGTTCCTGGCCTCGCTGCGCGCGATTCCCAACATGCTGGTGCTGCGCCCGGCCGATGCGGTCGAGACCGTCGAAGCCTGGGAGATGGCGCTCGCGAACCGGCACGGGCCGACCTCGCTGATCTGCTCGCGCCAGCCGCTGCCGCCCCTGCGGCGCAGCCCGGGCGGGGAGAATCTCAGCGCGCGGGGCGCCTACGTGCTCGCCCAGGCCGCGGGCGGGCGCCAGAAGGTCACGCTGATCGGTACCGGATCGGAGGTGGCGGTGGCGCTCGATGCCCGTGCGCAGCTCCAGGCGGAGGGCATCCCGACTTCCGTGGTGTCGATGCCGTCCTGGGACGCCTTCGCGGCGCAACCCGACTCCTACCGTGCGGAGGTGATCCCGCCCGGCACCGTCCGGGTCGCCGTCGAGGCGGCGGTGCGTCTCGGCTGGGACCGCTGGATCGGGGAGAACGGCGGCTTCGTCGGCATGACGGGCTTCGGCGCCTCGGGCCCGGGCGAGGAACTCTTCCGCCATTTCGGCATCACTGCGGATGCGGTGGTGCGGGAGGCCAGGGCGCGGCTCTGA
- a CDS encoding transporter substrate-binding domain-containing protein gives MDACRWIGIATMAAGILAAGPAAARPLAAIKESGTLRVGLTGDYAPYSLKREDGTLKGADVTMAEDLARTLGVSLTIVPTTWKSLKDDLLADRYDIAMGGVSVTADRAAVADFSVPVMSDGKRPIVRCADARTYTSIGAIDRPEVRVVVNPGGTNERFAAAHFPHATVRVHPDNRTIFREVAEGRADLMVTDGAEVDYQSRRHRGVLCPAAVPDSFDHADKGYWMTRDPAFKAAVDAWLQAALKSGAYDKALEAAAE, from the coding sequence ATGGACGCATGCAGGTGGATCGGGATCGCCACGATGGCGGCCGGGATCCTGGCGGCTGGACCGGCGGCGGCCCGGCCGCTCGCCGCGATCAAGGAGAGCGGCACGCTCCGGGTGGGGCTGACCGGCGACTATGCCCCCTATTCGCTCAAGCGCGAGGACGGCACGCTGAAGGGCGCCGACGTCACCATGGCGGAGGATCTCGCCCGCACCCTCGGCGTCTCGCTCACCATCGTGCCGACGACCTGGAAGTCCCTCAAGGACGACCTGCTCGCCGACCGCTACGACATCGCCATGGGGGGCGTCAGCGTCACCGCGGATCGGGCCGCCGTGGCGGATTTCTCGGTGCCGGTGATGTCGGACGGCAAGCGTCCGATCGTGCGCTGCGCCGACGCCAGGACCTACACCTCGATCGGCGCCATCGACCGGCCGGAGGTGCGGGTCGTGGTCAATCCCGGCGGCACCAACGAGCGCTTCGCAGCTGCCCATTTCCCCCACGCGACCGTGCGGGTGCATCCCGACAACCGCACGATCTTCCGGGAGGTGGCGGAGGGCCGCGCGGACCTGATGGTCACGGACGGCGCCGAGGTGGATTACCAGTCCCGGCGCCACCGGGGCGTGCTCTGCCCCGCCGCGGTGCCGGATTCCTTCGACCACGCGGACAAGGGCTACTGGATGACCCGCGATCCCGCCTTCAAGGCCGCGGTGGATGCCTGGCTCCAAGCCGCCCTGAAGTCGGGCGCCTACGACAAGGCCCTGGAAGCGGCTGCGGAGTAG
- a CDS encoding FUSC family protein, with product MTIRSHVATRLSTWLSRNRAKLIQAGRMTVSSLLTFALAAGMNLPQSFWAVITALIVTQSSLGSSLKAALDRFLGSVLGAVYGGAVALAIPHQGGVASAIALVVAVAPLSVAAARSAGFRVAPITAVIVLLSTTGSTLGPVAFALDRILEVGLGCAVGLAVSLLVVPAHASRAVRGQAARTARLLAEQLDALGRRDDAAIDAQGLPLATRRSLDRLETLVAEAARERRSRLAAAPDAEPLARTLMRLRHDAVMLRRAAREADLGPDLATPWAEAAAAAARRLRAIADGLEAGTAPPGDDTVFPAAIDAYRAAIDDMRRQHLTRTLSSDVVGRIFWIAFSLDQMRRNLDDLAERAAESAASG from the coding sequence ATGACCATCCGCTCCCACGTCGCCACGCGCCTCAGCACCTGGCTGTCCCGGAACCGCGCCAAGCTGATCCAGGCCGGCCGCATGACGGTCTCGAGCCTCCTCACCTTCGCGCTCGCCGCCGGCATGAACCTGCCGCAGTCATTCTGGGCGGTGATCACGGCGCTCATCGTCACCCAGAGCAGCCTCGGCTCCTCGCTCAAGGCCGCGCTCGACCGCTTCCTCGGCTCGGTCCTCGGGGCCGTGTACGGAGGGGCCGTGGCGCTTGCGATCCCGCATCAGGGCGGCGTGGCGAGCGCGATCGCCCTCGTTGTCGCCGTCGCGCCCCTCTCGGTGGCGGCAGCCCGGTCGGCGGGCTTTCGCGTCGCCCCGATCACCGCCGTCATCGTGCTGCTCAGCACCACCGGCAGCACGCTCGGGCCCGTCGCCTTCGCCCTCGACCGCATCCTGGAGGTCGGTCTCGGCTGCGCGGTCGGGCTCGCGGTGTCGCTCCTCGTGGTGCCGGCCCATGCCTCGCGGGCGGTGCGCGGGCAGGCGGCCCGCACGGCCCGGCTGCTTGCCGAGCAGCTCGATGCGCTCGGGCGGCGCGACGATGCGGCGATCGACGCGCAGGGCCTGCCGCTCGCGACGCGCCGCAGCCTCGACCGGCTCGAGACGCTGGTGGCCGAGGCCGCCCGCGAGCGGCGCAGCCGGCTCGCCGCCGCACCGGATGCCGAGCCGCTCGCCCGCACGCTCATGCGCCTGCGCCATGACGCGGTCATGCTGCGGCGGGCGGCGCGGGAGGCGGATCTCGGCCCGGACCTCGCCACGCCCTGGGCCGAGGCCGCGGCGGCGGCGGCTCGGCGCCTGCGCGCCATCGCCGACGGCCTCGAGGCGGGCACTGCGCCGCCCGGGGACGACACGGTCTTCCCGGCGGCGATCGACGCCTATCGGGCCGCCATCGACGACATGCGCCGCCAGCATCTCACGCGTACGCTGTCCTCCGACGTGGTCGGGCGGATCTTCTGGATCGCCTTCTCGCTCGACCAGATGCGGCGGAACCTCGACGACCTTGCCGAGCGGGCTGCGGAGAGCGCGGCCTCCGGTTGA
- a CDS encoding LysE family transporter, translating into MADVSTLPSLLGSLAISYALVLAVPGPNFLVVMRASLLASARDTDLTALGIACGAAPATALAAGCASLLSAGPLGRILGTAIFAVLMARAGLQMLSGAAGAAVDPRRAAARRPSPSVSSRRLRTR; encoded by the coding sequence ATGGCTGACGTATCGACCCTCCCCTCGCTGCTTGGATCCCTCGCCATCTCCTACGCGCTCGTCCTGGCCGTCCCCGGGCCGAACTTCCTCGTGGTGATGCGCGCAAGCCTGCTCGCCTCGGCGCGGGACACGGACCTGACAGCGCTCGGCATCGCCTGCGGCGCGGCCCCGGCGACGGCGCTTGCGGCCGGCTGCGCCTCCCTGCTGTCGGCGGGACCGCTCGGACGCATCCTCGGCACGGCCATCTTCGCCGTGCTGATGGCCCGCGCGGGGCTCCAGATGCTCTCCGGCGCCGCCGGCGCGGCGGTCGACCCGCGCCGAGCCGCGGCGCGGCGACCTTCGCCCTCGGTTTCGTCGCGGCGGCTTCGAACCCGGTGA
- a CDS encoding long-chain-fatty-acid--CoA ligase, translated as MLGLMQDWPLLIHRVIDYAASQHRDRAVISRSVEGPMHRTTYGAVRLRALRLAKRLERDGIRLGDRVATLAWNTWRHLEAWYGITGIGAVYHTVNPRLFTEQIAYIINHAEDRILLLDLTFVPLVERLADQLPTIERYVVLTDGAHMPQTSLRNAVAYEDWIAEADADFAWASFDENTAAGLCYTSGTTGNPKGVLYSHRSNLLHALANNGPDYIGLASRDIAMPVVPLFHANSWSLAFAGPMAGASLVLPGPKLDGASIHDLLESTGVTVTAAVPTVWLGLLQHLDATGGRLSRLRRVVIGGSACPRAMTERFEREFGVSVVHAWGMTEMSPIGSFCSLKPEVENLEGEARLDLKMRQGYPPFGVEFRLTGDDGRDLPWDGTTFGRLKVAGPAVARAYFRDDTPILDDRGFFDTGDIATIDPNGYMMVTDRSKDVIKSGGEWISSIELENLAIGHPDVAEAAVIGIAHPKWDERPLLVVVPKAGRTPDKADILDFMRPRIAKWWLPDDVVLVEEIPHTATGKIQKTALRERFRDYRLPRVA; from the coding sequence ATGCTCGGCCTGATGCAGGACTGGCCTCTGCTGATCCACCGTGTCATCGACTATGCGGCCTCCCAGCACCGGGACCGGGCGGTGATCTCCCGCTCGGTCGAGGGACCGATGCATCGGACGACCTACGGGGCGGTGCGCCTGCGGGCGCTGCGCCTCGCCAAGCGGCTGGAGCGGGACGGCATCCGGCTCGGCGACCGCGTCGCGACGCTCGCCTGGAACACCTGGCGCCACCTGGAAGCGTGGTACGGCATCACCGGAATCGGGGCCGTCTACCACACCGTGAACCCCCGTCTGTTCACCGAGCAGATCGCCTACATCATCAATCACGCGGAGGACCGGATCCTCCTCCTCGACCTGACCTTCGTGCCGCTGGTGGAGCGCCTCGCCGATCAGCTGCCGACGATCGAGCGCTACGTCGTGCTCACGGACGGCGCCCACATGCCGCAGACGAGCCTGCGCAACGCCGTCGCGTACGAGGATTGGATCGCCGAAGCGGATGCGGATTTCGCCTGGGCCTCCTTCGACGAGAACACGGCGGCCGGCCTCTGCTACACCTCCGGCACCACCGGCAACCCGAAGGGCGTGCTCTACTCCCACCGCTCGAACCTGCTGCACGCGCTGGCGAATAACGGCCCCGACTATATCGGGCTCGCCAGCCGCGACATCGCGATGCCGGTGGTGCCGCTCTTCCACGCCAACAGCTGGTCGCTCGCCTTCGCGGGACCGATGGCGGGCGCCTCGCTGGTCCTGCCGGGGCCGAAGCTCGACGGCGCCTCGATCCACGACCTGCTGGAATCGACCGGCGTCACCGTCACGGCGGCGGTTCCGACGGTGTGGCTCGGCCTGCTCCAGCACCTCGACGCGACGGGCGGCCGCCTCTCCCGCCTGCGGCGCGTGGTCATCGGCGGCTCCGCCTGCCCGCGGGCGATGACCGAACGCTTCGAGCGCGAATTCGGCGTCAGCGTCGTGCATGCCTGGGGCATGACCGAGATGAGCCCGATCGGCTCCTTCTGCTCGCTCAAGCCCGAGGTCGAGAATCTCGAGGGCGAGGCGCGCCTCGACCTGAAGATGAGGCAGGGCTATCCGCCCTTCGGGGTCGAGTTCCGGCTGACCGGCGACGACGGCCGCGACCTGCCCTGGGACGGCACCACGTTCGGGCGGCTCAAGGTTGCGGGCCCGGCGGTGGCCAGGGCCTATTTTCGCGACGACACGCCCATCCTCGACGATCGCGGCTTCTTCGATACCGGCGACATCGCGACGATCGATCCGAACGGCTACATGATGGTCACGGACCGCTCGAAGGACGTGATCAAGTCGGGGGGCGAGTGGATCTCCTCGATCGAGCTGGAAAACCTCGCCATCGGCCATCCGGACGTGGCCGAGGCGGCGGTGATCGGCATCGCGCACCCGAAATGGGACGAGCGGCCCCTCCTCGTGGTGGTGCCGAAGGCTGGCCGCACGCCGGACAAGGCCGACATCCTCGACTTCATGCGCCCGCGCATTGCAAAATGGTGGCTGCCCGACGACGTGGTGCTGGTGGAGGAGATCCCCCATACGGCGACGGGCAAGATCCAGAAGACGGCGCTGCGGGAGCGATTCCGCGATTATCGGCTGCCCAGAGTGGCATGA
- a CDS encoding DUF1499 domain-containing protein yields the protein MRRLIIEEPVTRAAPWSLRFAWFALAVVGISLLLVRDPRAETGAALAALGAGVVVAILAVLLALGAFVRIWNEGARGLRTAVGALFLAALVLAYPGYMAARGLMLPRLTDIATDIADPPAFSRSRAAYAARAGRLPPDVSPAARALQREAYPQIAPLTLDLSADEAYQLALKAAANRKWQVIESSRPGGRIGNGRIEAVVRSRLLGLPYDVTVRVRPRADGSRIDVRAASRYGDRDFGQNADHIRSYLDELSNLALAVK from the coding sequence ATGCGCCGCCTGATCATCGAGGAGCCCGTCACCCGGGCCGCGCCGTGGTCGCTTCGCTTCGCGTGGTTCGCGCTCGCCGTCGTGGGGATCTCCCTGCTGCTGGTGCGCGATCCCCGGGCCGAGACTGGCGCGGCCCTCGCGGCGCTCGGCGCGGGCGTCGTCGTGGCGATCCTAGCGGTGCTCCTCGCGCTCGGCGCCTTCGTGCGGATCTGGAACGAGGGCGCACGGGGACTGCGCACCGCCGTCGGCGCCCTCTTCCTCGCCGCGCTCGTCCTCGCCTATCCGGGCTACATGGCGGCGCGGGGGCTGATGCTGCCGCGGCTCACCGACATCGCGACGGATATCGCCGACCCGCCCGCCTTCTCGCGCTCGCGCGCCGCCTATGCGGCGAGGGCCGGTCGCCTGCCGCCCGACGTCTCGCCGGCCGCCCGCGCGCTGCAGCGGGAGGCCTATCCGCAGATCGCACCGCTCACGCTCGACCTCAGCGCCGACGAGGCATACCAGCTCGCCCTCAAGGCGGCGGCGAACCGCAAGTGGCAGGTGATCGAATCCTCCCGTCCGGGGGGGCGGATCGGGAACGGGCGCATCGAGGCTGTGGTGCGTTCGCGCCTGCTCGGCCTGCCCTACGACGTCACCGTGCGGGTGAGGCCCCGGGCCGACGGCTCCCGCATCGACGTGCGGGCCGCCTCACGCTACGGCGACCGTGATTTCGGCCAGAACGCCGACCACATCCGCTCCTATCTGGATGAGCTGTCGAACCTCGCGCTCGCCGTGAAATGA